CTTGCGCTTACTTTTATATGACCGCCGTTATGTTCTATGTTTTCAGACGCGATACGAAGCATGTTTTGCACCATCTCGTAGACTTCGCCCTTTTTCTCATAAGGGATAAGTGCAACAAATTCATCTCCGCCTATCCTTGAGAGCATATCTTGATCGTCAAAAAGCTTGTTTATCTCGTTAGAAATTTCAAGCAGTAGCTTATCTCCTGTGTGATGACCGTAAGTTTCGTTTATCTCTCTAAAGCCGTCCATATCGATGTAGGCTACGGCTATATTTTTATGTTTTACATTCATCATCTCATCAAGTTTACGAGTGAGCAAAAATCTATTTGGAAGTTTTGTTAAAGGATCGTGATAAGCGATGTATTCAAGATAGTCTTTGTTTGCGGCAAAGTCATTTATAGAAGAGACGATCACAACATAACAAAATACATTTGCGTCATTATCCCTTAGTTCTGAAACATTGACGGTTTCAAGTCTATTTTCGCCGTTTTTATGTCTGCTCCAAATTTTACTCTGTATAGTTCCTTGAGCTTTTACAGCAGGTAAAATTCTATCCTTAAACTCAACCCCTTTTATCTCAGAGATATTTTTGCTAAGAACCTCTTCTTGCTCGTGTCCGGACATATTTAAAAACGCTTCATTGGCGTCTATGATGTTAAAATTTAGATCAATTATAGCTATGCCATCTTTTGCGTATGAAAAAACAGAAGACAACATCTGCTGATATATCAAGAACTGCTGGTCTTTCATGATATTTCTAAAGACGCCGTTTATGATAAGAGGCTTGCCGTCATCGCTAAATTCTAAATTTTTGCCTCGCATATTTATCCAAACTACGCTTCTATCTCTGGCATAAAATTTAATATCGCTCATATATGAGCCGTCTTCAAGCTTCATCTCGTCAAAAAAGCTTTCAAAATCATTAACGTAATCAACCGCAAGCTCTCTTATGCGCTTAATGTCGATTATCCCCAGGTCGCTTTTAGAGTTATATCCTAACATCTTGGCGAATTCGTCGCTAGTTTGTATCTCCTTGCTTTGTGCATCATAAGTCCATGCCACCGACGATGAAGCCCAAAGAACATTTTTATATTTTTTTATCTCAAGCTCGTATCTATCTTGAAGTTGCTGTTCGTCCGTTAAGTCGCTAAAAGAGTAGACGATCTTACTAATGTCATTGTCGTCATCGAGTATAAATTTAGCATATACTTTAAAAAACAACTTTTTACCATCAGCTGTTATCACACCCGTGTTTAGCCTTACGCTATCAGAAACATTTTTGTTTAATGTAAATAACCTAATACCTACCTCGATAGCGCTAACAAAATTCATCAAACTCTCTTGAGTGATAAAATTTCTAACATCAAACGAAAAGCTAAATTCCTTATCTTCTGCTATACCTAAAATTTTATTAGTATTATTTGTAAATTGTTTTATCACAAACGGCTCGCTTGCATCAGCGATCATCATCATATTTGGCGAGACAAATATATACTTTTGCAAAATTTCATTTATCTTGCTTTCGTTTTCTACACCGGTAATGTCTCTCATAACAGAAAATGCAAGGCGTTGGTTGTCTATCTCTATATTTGAAACAACCACGCTCATATCGCGTAATTCGCCGTTTTTAAGAAGGTGTTTTGTTTTAAATGGCTTTAAATTTTCTATACTGCTTCTTCTGTCATAAAACATATCAGCAAATGTCGAGTATACAATGTCCCTGATATTTAAGCTAAGCATCTCCTCCATGCTATATCCGTAAACATCTAACGCCTTGTTGCTTACATTTACGATATCTCCCGTATATGCGTCATATACTATGATATTTAAAAAACTCTGTTCAAACACATATCCAAAGCGTTTTTTATACGCCTCAAGAGCCATCTTAGCTTCATCGAGCTCTTTGTAAAGATCTGTTATGCCGTCGTTTATGGTTAGGATATCACCTGTGATATTTTGCGTATCTAGCTTATTTTTTTTATTTGATAAAAACCTAACAAGTTCGCCCAGCGGGGCTAGAAAGTCATTTCTAATATACTTTATATCTTTTATCCACAAAAAGATAAAAGCAATAAAGCTTATAAAACTTATAGATAAAAGTATCGCTTGATAAAGTATCTCACCGTGTTTTGTAGATCTTGATATAACAAAAATTTTATACGCCTCGATATAGCTTATCGTTTCGTATCTCATCTGTGTTAGTGAAAATATACCTCTTGTGTTGCCAAATTCCTCACCAAATTTTATATAAGCATCATATCTGTCTTTATCGTATGTTTGGGCAAAATTGCTTGTTAGTAAATTTCCGTTTCTATCAACAACATATGCTATATCGTTGCTTTGACTTAAAGCGTTATTTAGGCTTAAATTTAAAAGCTTTAGATCTATCTGAACGATAATCTTCTTGCCGTTATTTAGCTCGTATGAGGCATATACGGCCTCTAGCGCACCATCTTTATAAAATCTTCTTGAGAGAGAAAAGTATTGAAAATGCGGAAGCTGTATCCAAGGTATATTAAAGCTTTTTAAAGGGGTTGCATCTTCAAATTCACGCTTATACAGCAAATTTGCGTCTTCATCTATAATATAAAACGCGTTATAAAATTCTCGTAGAGTTTTATCGGTTATAAGACTATACTCTTTTTGAAGACCGGAATTTAGAATTTTAGCCTTCATAGCAAGGTCGTCTTCTATGACCCTAAAGTTTCTATTTATGGCGAAATTTATATCGGTGTTTAGCTTTTCAAGATCACGCGCGATATTGCTGTCTTTAAAGCTGATTAAGAAAAAGCAAAGAGCGACAAACGCAACCAATGCGAGTAAATTTTCGATATAAAGTTTTTTTATTACCTGCCAACTTGTTTTGCCGACTATACTTTTTTGCATAAACTTTAAAACCCTTCAGTATTTTAAGTTTGTAAGGATTGATTCTATCAAAACTTTACTTGTTTTAGCATAAGTTGCGCGCTTTTAGTGTCTTTTTAAACCAAATTTATCAGACTTTTCCCACTTTGTCTTGTTTTAACCTCACCAACCACGCTTGTGTAGTCATACCCTACATCCTTTAGTCTATCAAAGGCTTTATTTGCGTCTTTTTCATCCACTGCCAAAAGTAGTCCGCCCGAAGTTTGTGCATCATAAAGCAAAATATCCGCATCGCCGTTTACAAATTTACTTGCAAATTCACGGTTTTTATAGCTGCCTTCAGGCAAAAGTCCGATGTTTGCCATCTCGTAAACACTCTTTAAGATCGGTATATTTTTAGTATAAATTTCAAACGATATATCATCTCTTCCCATTTCGCTCAAATGCCCCAAAAAGCCAAATCCTGTTACATCCGTAGCTGCATTTACACGAACTTCACTCATCGCACCAACTGCATAGAAATTTAAGTGAGCCATATGAAAAGCAGCCTCTTTTATCTGCTCTAAACCTAAAAATCCACCCTTTATCGCTGTGCTTAAAACACCCATACCAAGCGGTTTTGTTAGGATTAATACATCTCCGACTTTTGCGGTGTTGTTTGCCCAAAATTTCTTTGGATGAACCCTACCGGTAACGCTAAGACCATAATACATCTCAGGAGTTGCTATGCTATGTCCGCCGACTATCACGCCACCACACTCTCTCACCTTATCGGCACCGCCGGCCATTATCTCGGTTAAAATTTCCTCGCTTAAGTTGCAACTATCAAAACCAACAATGTTTAAAGCATTGATCACCTGTGCGCCCATGGCAAAAACATCGCTTAACGAATTTGCCGCGGCTATCTGCCCGTAAATAAACGGATCGTTTACCACAGGCGTTATAAAGTCAAGCGTCTGAACAAGCGCCAGGTCTTCGCTTAACTTAAAAACACTAGCATCTTCATTGCTATTTGTTGATGAGATTAAATTTTCGTGAGCTAAATTTAGTGTGCCTATACTTTTGTTTAGACCCGCCGGGTCAAGTTTGGCAGCTCAACCCGCGGCACGAACAAATTTGGTCAGTTGTTTATCGTTATAAATCATAATTTTATCGTATCAAACCTACTTAGTAAATCAGCAACTTCAAAAGCATTTGTTATCTCACCTATGGCTAATTTATCAACTAATCTATAAGCTTCAAGGCAGCTTCCGCAACTAAGAATTTTAACCCCTGCGTTTTCTAGGTCTTTTAATGCTTTAAAGCTAACATGTCCGCGATCAGTCGTCATTTTAACGGCGTTATTTACAAGTAAAACCGCATAAGGCTTAGTCTCAACCTGCATAAATGCACCTAAAAATTTTGACAATAAAGTTTCACCAACCGGTCCGCTACCTGTTCTATCTTCGTTAAGATAGATGACTTTTCCTGGTTTTTTGCTTACGATCTCGCAGCTGTATTCATCTAAATTTACGTCAGAAATTTCGCCGTTTTTTACGGTTTTTATAAGAGTTTCGCCGTTTGCAAGGTCGCTTAGGCTAAATTTTTGATTTTGGTTTTTTAAAAATCTCGATATATTTTCGCGTGGGGCAAGCGAATTTACCAAGATTTCAAGCTCTTCGCCGTCTTTTAAGCCTTCAATGGCATTTTTAGTTCTAATAACCGGCTCAGGGCACTCTAAATTTCTACAGTCTAATTGCATGTTTTTCCTTTAAAATTTGATTTATTCAAGACTTGAATCTTATTTGTATTTTTAAATTTATCTTCTAGTTTTTCTAACCGCTTCTAGTAAAATTTCAAACCCGTGCTTACTTGAATTTTCAACATCGGCAAGCACGCTAACACCATCTTTTTTGCTACTTTTGTCGCCAAAAAGCGTAACTGCTTTTTGCAACCCTTTATGCACGTTGTCATGATGTTTTGCCACTTCATCTATCACACGAGAGTTGTTTGATAAAATTTGCTTGATATGTTCGCTAAACCACCTGCCAAAACGGCAATTAACATGATCTGACATATCTACTTTTTCGCCGTAAAGAAAGTTCTTATATGCCGATAGTTTTAAATTTATATGATCTATCTTTCCGTTGCTGATATTTATCTCGTTTGTTACGTTCATGGTTTGATTTAGGATATCATCCGTGTTTGTTTTTACATCTTCGATATTGCTTTGAAATTCACCCAAAGTCGTTGAGACCTCTTGCGAAAGACTGATAAATTTCTCCGCTATCTCAGTCATGGAGTTAGCATTTTGTTTAAGTCCGTTTATGTTTACTTCAACCTCTTGAGTCGCCTTTTGCGTTCTTTCGGCAAGCTTTCTAACTTCATCGGCAACCACGGCAAAACCTCGTCCGTGTTCGCCGGCACGAGCAGCCTCGATAGCAGCGTTTAAAGCAAGTAAATTTGTCTGATCGGATATGTCTTTGATTAAATTTATTATCTCAACGATAGAGTCCACACTTGAGTTTAGACTAGAAACATTAGTGTGCAAAACATCGCTTGAGCCTTGCACATCTTGCATTGATTTTACAACCGCTACAACTCTCTCTTGAAGCCCCTTGGTCTTGCCGAAGGTTTCGTTATTTAGGCTATTTACACTACCTAGCATCAATAGATTTTCCTCCATAGTGCCTTGCAGGAAATTTATACCGTCCGCATAGCTATTTATTAAAAGATCGATAATGTTTTGCTTTAACTTCTCTTTATCGCTTTGTTTATTATCTGCGCTTTTAAGGCTTGAAATTTGGGACTTTAGGGCATCTATTTCATGCTTTAAAGCACTGTTTTCTTCGTTTAAAAGACGCAATTTTTCATTTGTTTCATCCAGTCTTTTGCCACTGCCAAACATGCAAACCTCCTAGAGATTGATATATTTTTATGTATTTTACAATATTTTGTATAAAAGGTAGTATACGGGAGTAAATTTATAAGGATTAATCGGGTCTTTTGCAACCCGACGGGTTTATTTTACGAAATTAGCCTCAAGCCACTTTTGAGCAGCTTCATAGCTTTCAAATTTACCGCTTTTAGCAACTTGTGCAGCGCCTTCATAAAAGCGGATGCGGATGCCGTCTTGGACATTATCTATCTTTACTCTTGTTATGCGATCGGTGTTTAGATACACACGGTCATTTAGCTTAATAAACATACTTTCTCCTTTATATAAATTTCAAACTTATATTACATGATTTTATATATTTAAATGCTTATAAAGCTTGATTTTACGGTATTTGGCTTAAATTTGTTACGAATGTAAATTCTGCATTTTAGGCATATAAATCCTGCCGTTTTAGCATAATTTTTAAAGAGTAAATTTAACCAAAATACAAATCATGACACTACAATAAGCACGCTGTTTGAAAGTTTACTTTACCCCAAAGCCAAAAACGTAAAATTTAACAGTAAAAAGCATTAAGAACTGATGAGATGAACGTATTTCAAAAGCCAACGGCTTAAATTTGGTATCACTTTACCGAAGAATTGGTATTAAAAAGCATTTTACAAGCATCAAGATAAATTTAACTTTTGCGCAAAACTTAAAAATTTTGCCACAAGAAGTCACATTTAGAGTCTAAAAATTTTGAGTTTTCAAACCAGATTTATTGGCTTGGCTTAAAAATTTTAATTATTTTTTGCTAACTCTATCTTTTTGATCATTTAAAAACAGCTCTTTAAAGCGGTTATTTGCATAGTCTTCTATGTCTCTTTGAAGCTGCTTGTATGCATTTATAAGCTCATAAGCACGTGGATTTAACGTAGTTCCGGCACTTCCGCCGCCGCCTTGTTTTGTGTTTACAAGATCTTCGTCTAAATTTTTAGCCAAAATTTGCAAGTGAGTCCAGCATTTTTTATAGTTCATGCCTAAAATTTCAGCCGCTTTTACTATGCTGCCCGATTCCGCTATAACTTCAAGAACTTCAGTTTTTCCCTTGCCAAAGAGCAACTCGCCTTCGCTGTTTTCTATCCAAGTCTTTGTTTTTACGATCATCTTCTTTCCTTTTTTTTCTTTAAAGCAGCCAAGCTGACAGTATTTTACATCGATATTGTAATCACGCAAAGTTGAACGGATCTTTTTCATGCCAACGCCCTTTGCCGCGTCTCTAGCATCTTTGCAAGTTATACGACACTTCTCGTCAAGCATGGGCTGAAGGTTTTTGTATGCCATTACACTACCAAATTCCAAAGGCAACTTGCCAAACTGACCAAGCTCACAAGCGTCTATTTTTACACCCATTTGCGTTGCCGTATCTCCAACAAGAGCAACGTCTACTTGGAGCTTATCGGCTATTTTAAATGCAACTCCGCAGTCAAGCCTACCGTTTTTATTTTTAAATTTTTCTATATATTCTTGCACTTTATCAAGCATAGACACGCTCCGCTCCGCTATAAACGTTTAAATTTTCTCCTCTTACAAAACCGCAAAGAGTTAAGTTAAATCTTCTTGCGATAAGCACACCTAGACTGGTTGGAGCCGTTCTTGAAACAAGCACCGCGATAGAATTTGTAACAGCCTTTACTACCATTTCAGAGCTTAACCTTCCGCTTACCATCAAAATTCCATCTCTTAAATTTGCACCATCCATCACGGCCTTACCTATGGCTTTGTCTATAGTATTATGCTGGGCTATATCTTCGCCGATATAAAATTTATCCCCTATCATGAGTTTTGCGGTATGAACGCAACCTGTCTTTTCATAAAGGTCACACTGGGTGTAAAATTCACCCATTTGCTTTGAAATTTCAGAGCGTTTAAATTTTATATCATTTTGTATAACTTTGGCTTTCATGTTTGCAGGATTTACACTAGCAGTTACACTTCTACCACAACCGCTTATGATCACATTTTCCGTAGTTAAAATGTTTAAACTTCCCTCATCTATACGCGCGGTTATGTTTAATGCTAACTCAGCTTCGTTAAAATCTATATGTTCTATATCAGAGTAAGATTTAATTATATTTTCACTTAAAAGATAACCTATCCCAAGAGCTTCTACGTCTGTAGGTGTTGCCATCATAGAGCCTGCTTTGGCACCGTTAACATTTATATCAAGTTTGATCTCTCTTACAAGTATGTCATCGCATTCGAAACTATCGTTTGACTTAAATTTTGTTATCTTTGTAGTAAAAATAGGTTGCATATTTACCTTTTGAAGAAAAAAGGGCTTTAGAGTAAAGCCCTTTTAAGTGTTTTATTTTAGTTTATCGTAAACTTTCTCGTAGTCAGATACGGGAATTTTATTTTTAGAGACAAGCTCTTGATACCAGTAATGGTGAAGTACATATACCTCTTCTTCCTCTTTGTATCCATTTACCATAGACCAAATAGCTCCATGGATAGCAATAGCTGCCATATAGATGTGAACTAGGAAGAATACCGCACAAACGATACCCAAGATATTATGTATGATTACACTCCAGCGAAGAACTTCGATCTGTGAAATTCCAAGCCAGTCAGCTACCGGAACCGCTTTAAAGTCAAGAAAATACATCGCAGCACCTGTTGCTATCATAACTAAACCGCCAGGTATAGCAACCCAGTACCATGCCTTTTGACCGGCATTAAATTTACCTGCCGGAACAGGACGTTTTTTCTTAGACAAATATCCGCCTACTATGAACATCCAGCGGATATCATAAACCGCAGGAAGCATTCTAATAGTCCAGTAAAATATCATAGGAAATACTGAGATCGTAAAGAAAACAGTAGCGATAACGTGTAAATCTTGCATGAAATTTACAAATGCACCGCCGCCAAATGAGCTACCCCACATCATAATTATACCGGTAGGAACCAATATAACCCATGAAAGAGCAGCAATACCGTGAGAAATTCTCTCAACTATGTCAAACGCATAAACTTTTTTACCGTCGTGGCTAAAGTGTTTTGGACCGATGATTAAAAAGTGCAGGATAAATGCACCAATAACCGCCAAAATAATCGCTACAACGCCGTAAGCAAAGTAGTTATTTCCTTGGATGAATGTAAAAATTTCACCCATTCCGCCTTCGTAACCTTTTATGTTTTCAACTCTACCCGCAGCCCAAACATTACTGTCATACTGATTTGTTCCATCAGGTAAATGCAAAGCAAAAGCACTCATTACACAGGCAATAAAAGCTAATATTACTCTCATACTCTGTCCTTTGTATAATACGCGATTTTCCATGTCGGAGATTCTTTGATGTTTTTAACACCATATCCTCTTGCGCTGACCCGATCAAGATAAATCTGCTCTATTATATCAGATTCTCCCACAAGTAAAGCTTTTGTCGAACACATAGCCGCGCAAACAGGCACTTTTCCTTCTGCTATACGATTTTGACCATACTCTTCAAATTCATGCTCTGAATTTGTTTGGATATTAACACCGCCGGCACACATAGTACATTTATCCATGCTACCTTTTGCACCAAAAACACCCTCTCTAGGGAATTGTGGAGCACCGAAAGGACAAGCATATAAGCAGTAACCGCAACCTATACAAACCTCTTTATCGTGAAGAACGATACCATCAGGACGTATAACAAAGCAGTCAACCGGACAAACAAGCGAACAAGGCGCATCTTCGCAGTGCATACAAGCTATAGACGTAGATACCTCTTTGCCTATAACTCCTTCGTTTAGCGTAATAACACGGCGTCTTCTAACGCCGATAGGAAGCTCGTGAGCCTCATCACATGCGACCGCACAACCGTTGCAGTCAATACAACGGTCGTTGTCACAGTAAAATTTTAGTCTATTATTTTGATTAAATTCGCTCATCATAGTCTCCTTACGCCTTCTCTATCCTACACAAACCACCTTTTGTTTCAGGGATTTGAGTAACAATATCATATCCGTAATTCGCAACAGTGTTTGCACTCTCGCCTACGGCAAAAGGTTTAGTTCCATCAGGGAAATTTCCCGTCATATCAACGCCCTGCATAACACCCGTAAAGTGGAATGGCAAGAACACCATACCAGGAAGAACAGACGGAACAACACGTGCCTTGACTTTTATCTTCGTGCCTTCAGGTGAATGTATCCATATCATATCGCCGTCTTTAAGATTATAATCTTTAGCCATATCAGGATGGATGTCGGCAAACATTTCAGGTGTTAGTCTTGCTAGGTATTTACTAGCTCTAGTTTCCATACCTGCACCACTCATATTTACTAAGCGAGCAGTTATTAAGTTTACAGGAAATTCTTTTGAGAAATCCTTGCTTAGCTGCAAGCTCTTGTATTGAGTATGAACACGATAGTGGTTTGGCTTATCTTCAAAGTTTGGATACTTTTGCGCTAGGTCATGACGTGGTGAGTGCAATGGCTCTCTGTGTTTTGGAATTTGATCGACAAATGTCCAAACAATAGTTCTAGCTCTTGCATTTCCATATGGAGCAATGCCCTTTTCCATACATTTTTTAGCGATTATACCACTTCCGTCAGTCGCCCATGTAGCGCCCATTGCTTCACGCTCTTCATCGGTTAGAGTTATGCCAAGCACTGCTTCGATATTTGCTTTTGTTATTTGAGGATAACCGCCGTTTACAACACCCCCAACAGGAGCAGAGCCCTCAGCTGCCAACTGGCTAACACCGTTGTGCTCTAGTCCAAAGCGATTTCTAAAGCCCATACCGCCTTTCATAACAGGAACATCTACGTTATATAGTATCGGGCTGCCTGGGTGATCTTCTGTCCAGCAAGGCCATGGAAGTCCGTAGTACTCTCCCTCAACAGGAGTTCCTGGTTTACCAAGAAGTGTTTTCTCGTCAAATTTATCCCAGTTTTCTTGGTGATTTTTTAGTCTTTCAGGCGTCCAACCGGTAAGGCCGATAGATTTTACTATTTTTGCTATTTCGCGAGTTGCTGCTTCAGGCCATTCAATGTTACCGTTTGCATCACGGATAGTGCGAGTTAGTTCATCATAGAATCCCAAACGCTTAGCTAGCTCAAATAAAATTTCATGATCCGGTTTGCTTTCATACATTGCGTTAGAAATTTTGCTTCTCCATTGACCGCTTCTGTTTGTAGCTACAACTGTTCCGCTGTTTTCAAACTGTGATGTAGCAGGAAGTAAAAATACATTATCTTTTTTGTTTGTTATAATTCCCGCTTCATTTACAAATGGATCGGCTAAAACCAAAAGCTCCAACGCGTCAAGACCCTCTTGAACCTTAACTTGTTGAGCAGTTGAAGTTATACCGTTGCCTATAACAACAAGAGCCTTTAGTGCATCTCCCGCATTTTCTATCGCATCATTTCCATCTTTGCCGTTTAATGCGCCTGCCCACCATCTAGCTAGTG
This is a stretch of genomic DNA from Campylobacter sp. RM6914. It encodes these proteins:
- a CDS encoding formate dehydrogenase subunit alpha, with product MIENASPLVGRRSFLKMASLGAIAGAGSAFASDAVRKATAHEIGNPYPGSKMVKSICSICSVGCGVMGEVVDGVWVRQEVAQDHPISAGGHCCKGSDVIDMVRSHCRVKYPMVKENGKWKRISYTEAFDRIAEQLKKYREKNPEQVMFLGSAKDSNEQSYYISKFAAMFGTNNLDHQARIUHSATVAGVANTWGYGAMTNHLGDIQNSKSIFIIGANPAVNHPVGFRHFLKAKENNGAKLIVVEPRYTRTAAKADIFAQIRPGTDIPFMYGMMHLIFKNGWEDKKFIEDRVYGMDEIRKEAEHWTPEVVEDVTGCKPEKLLEVTEAFAKNKPGCVVWAMGLTQHTIGSSNTRIASILQLVIGNMGKEGGGCNILRGHDNVQGASDMANAPDSLPGYYAKNEETWKYFAKMWGVEYEWLQKNYIKPEWMFKPGFTLARWWAGALNGKDGNDAIENAGDALKALVVIGNGITSTAQQVKVQEGLDALELLVLADPFVNEAGIITNKKDNVFLLPATSQFENSGTVVATNRSGQWRSKISNAMYESKPDHEILFELAKRLGFYDELTRTIRDANGNIEWPEAATREIAKIVKSIGLTGWTPERLKNHQENWDKFDEKTLLGKPGTPVEGEYYGLPWPCWTEDHPGSPILYNVDVPVMKGGMGFRNRFGLEHNGVSQLAAEGSAPVGGVVNGGYPQITKANIEAVLGITLTDEEREAMGATWATDGSGIIAKKCMEKGIAPYGNARARTIVWTFVDQIPKHREPLHSPRHDLAQKYPNFEDKPNHYRVHTQYKSLQLSKDFSKEFPVNLITARLVNMSGAGMETRASKYLARLTPEMFADIHPDMAKDYNLKDGDMIWIHSPEGTKIKVKARVVPSVLPGMVFLPFHFTGVMQGVDMTGNFPDGTKPFAVGESANTVANYGYDIVTQIPETKGGLCRIEKA